The Flavobacterium psychrophilum genome includes a region encoding these proteins:
- a CDS encoding ABC transporter substrate-binding protein yields MKHTLYYSLYIISLFLVLSCGNKETINHDNLVFRYNENAAVNSLDPAFAKIRPSIWVCNQLFNGLVQLDDSLNIKPDIAKKWEISPDGKTYTFTLRNDVYFHKNIVFGKDSTRTVTAADFTYSLNRLRDENIAAPGGWILQNVDTFKAVNDSVFEIKLTKTFPAFLGLLTMKYASVVPREAFEDKNQDFRSNPIGTGPFQFKIWEENVKLVLRKNPLYFEKDEKGVKLPYLESVAVTFLPDKQSGFLQFVQGKLDFVSGLDPSYKDEILTPKGDLQPKYSKDVKMITGPYLNTEYMGFRLDGADKAVKNKRIRQALNYGFDRSKMILFLRNGMGTAATSGMIPNGLGGFGAKGYTFDIEKARSLVADYKKQTGDSKPKIQMSTSASYLDIAEYLQREWQKIGLDVQVDVNPPSTLTQSISTGKVSFFKASWIADYPDAENYLSLFYSKNFSPGGPNYTHFKNEKFDKLYEAAFLETDDKKRHELYKQMDALMIDEAPVIPLFYDKASRFTRSNVSGLGINPLNLLVLKRVKKS; encoded by the coding sequence TTGAAGCACACGTTATATTACAGCCTATATATAATCTCCCTTTTTTTAGTTCTTTCCTGCGGAAACAAAGAAACTATAAACCACGACAATCTGGTTTTTCGTTATAACGAAAATGCGGCTGTTAACTCACTGGATCCTGCTTTTGCTAAGATCCGTCCTTCCATATGGGTGTGCAACCAGCTGTTTAACGGACTTGTACAACTCGACGACAGCCTGAATATAAAACCGGATATTGCCAAAAAATGGGAAATATCCCCCGATGGAAAGACCTATACATTTACACTTCGTAATGATGTGTACTTTCATAAAAACATTGTCTTTGGTAAAGATAGCACCCGTACTGTTACTGCTGCCGACTTTACCTATAGCCTTAACCGCCTTCGTGATGAAAACATTGCTGCTCCCGGCGGATGGATACTACAAAATGTTGACACCTTTAAAGCAGTAAACGATTCGGTTTTCGAGATAAAACTCACCAAAACATTTCCTGCTTTCTTAGGGTTGCTTACTATGAAATATGCTTCTGTAGTACCGCGTGAAGCTTTTGAGGACAAGAATCAGGATTTCAGGTCGAACCCTATAGGGACCGGGCCGTTTCAGTTTAAGATATGGGAGGAGAATGTCAAATTGGTTCTTCGTAAAAACCCTCTGTATTTTGAAAAGGATGAAAAGGGTGTGAAGCTTCCGTATTTAGAATCGGTTGCCGTTACCTTCCTTCCTGATAAGCAAAGTGGTTTCCTTCAGTTCGTACAAGGCAAGCTTGATTTTGTATCGGGACTTGACCCATCCTATAAAGACGAGATACTTACGCCAAAAGGCGATTTACAGCCTAAATACAGCAAAGACGTAAAAATGATTACCGGCCCTTACCTAAATACCGAATACATGGGATTTAGGCTTGACGGTGCAGATAAAGCAGTAAAAAACAAACGCATACGACAGGCCTTGAATTATGGTTTTGACCGTTCTAAGATGATACTCTTCCTTCGTAATGGTATGGGTACAGCAGCCACAAGTGGTATGATACCTAACGGACTGGGTGGTTTTGGCGCTAAAGGCTACACTTTTGACATTGAAAAAGCACGCAGCCTTGTGGCCGATTATAAAAAACAAACAGGAGACAGCAAGCCAAAAATACAGATGAGCACAAGTGCGTCGTACCTTGATATTGCCGAATACCTGCAACGTGAATGGCAAAAAATAGGTTTGGATGTTCAGGTTGATGTTAACCCGCCTTCTACCCTGACGCAATCTATTTCTACCGGGAAAGTATCTTTCTTTAAAGCCAGCTGGATTGCCGATTACCCGGATGCAGAAAACTACCTGTCACTTTTTTACAGCAAGAACTTTTCTCCCGGTGGTCCTAACTATACGCACTTTAAAAACGAAAAGTTCGACAAATTATACGAAGCGGCTTTCCTGGAAACAGACGACAAAAAACGCCATGAGCTTTACAAACAAATGGATGCACTTATGATAGACGAAGCCCCGGTTATACCGCTGTTCTATGATAAGGCATCACGTTTTACACGCAGTAATGTTTCGGGGTTAGGAATTAATCCTTTAAACCTGCTTGTGTTAAAGAGAGTAAAGAAATCCTGA
- a CDS encoding transcriptional regulator has protein sequence MKILIIEDEQGLREVIRESLEKEKYIVETAHDFISGLDKIGSYDYDCVLIDIMLPHGSGLDLVSELKKLRKKEAVIIISAKDAVDDKVAGLDLGADDYLAKPFHLAELHARIKSAIRRKSHDGDTAITWNNLKLSPEERTVLVDGTPLVLNRKEFDLLYYFIINPNRLINKTALAESVWGDYMDQADNLDFVYSQIKNLRKKLKDANAEADVQAVYGMGYKMS, from the coding sequence ATGAAAATTCTAATAATTGAAGACGAACAGGGACTTAGAGAGGTAATTCGCGAATCGCTGGAAAAAGAAAAATACATTGTGGAAACCGCTCACGATTTTATATCGGGGCTTGACAAAATAGGCTCGTACGATTACGACTGCGTGCTTATTGATATAATGCTTCCGCATGGCAGTGGGCTCGACCTTGTTAGTGAGCTTAAAAAGCTCCGAAAGAAAGAGGCCGTTATTATTATTTCTGCCAAAGATGCAGTAGATGATAAAGTAGCCGGGCTGGATCTCGGCGCCGATGATTATCTTGCCAAACCTTTTCACCTCGCCGAACTGCACGCACGAATAAAATCTGCCATACGCAGAAAAAGCCATGATGGCGATACTGCCATTACATGGAACAACCTCAAATTATCGCCCGAAGAAAGAACTGTTTTAGTAGATGGCACTCCTCTTGTGCTTAACCGCAAGGAATTCGACCTGCTTTACTATTTTATTATCAATCCTAACCGGCTGATAAATAAAACTGCATTGGCAGAATCGGTTTGGGGCGACTATATGGATCAGGCAGACAATCTGGACTTTGTATATTCGCAGATAAAAAATCTCCGCAAAAAATTAAAAGACGCCAATGCCGAAGCCGATGTACAGGCTGTGTACGGCATGGGCTATAAAATGAGCTAA
- a CDS encoding glucose-1-phosphate thymidylyltransferase has product MNYILFDGTVRNALLPFTYTRPVADIRVGILTIREKWEKYLGYTTTTLTEEYLMEKFPMVEMEENVMINASFLPNEVLAEMVIALEENQAIFQGDDVIAFYSHENQEEVDFDTYDIIDYTEECLRIENPWDIFQKNDAAIREDFELLTEGRTSQPIPSSVNVISAENIFIEEGAKLEFVTLNASTGPIYIGKDSEIMENSVIRGPFALCEGGQVKLATKVYGATTVGPHSRIGGEVSNSVLFGYSNKGHDGFLGNSVLGEWCNLGADTNNSNLKNNYEEVKLWSYEKEGFVKTGLQFCGLMMGDHSKSGINTMFNTGTVVGVSANIFGSGFPRNFVPSFSWGGASGFTTYVTKKAFETAKIVMSRRNVEFTEEDAAIMEYIFEDSKKWRKDD; this is encoded by the coding sequence ATGAACTACATTCTTTTTGACGGGACAGTGCGCAACGCCCTGCTTCCTTTTACTTACACAAGGCCGGTTGCCGATATTCGTGTCGGAATTTTAACCATTCGTGAAAAATGGGAAAAATACCTTGGCTATACTACCACTACTTTAACAGAGGAATACCTAATGGAGAAATTCCCTATGGTAGAGATGGAAGAGAATGTAATGATAAATGCTTCTTTTCTTCCTAATGAAGTGCTTGCCGAGATGGTTATCGCACTGGAAGAAAACCAGGCTATTTTTCAGGGTGATGATGTTATTGCTTTCTACAGTCATGAAAACCAGGAAGAAGTAGATTTTGATACATATGATATTATAGATTATACTGAAGAATGCCTGAGAATAGAAAATCCGTGGGATATTTTCCAAAAGAATGATGCGGCAATCCGTGAAGATTTTGAATTACTTACTGAAGGACGCACATCGCAGCCGATACCATCGAGCGTAAATGTTATATCGGCCGAAAATATATTTATTGAAGAAGGTGCCAAACTTGAGTTTGTTACCCTTAACGCTTCTACCGGGCCTATATACATTGGTAAGGACTCCGAGATAATGGAGAACTCTGTTATTCGTGGGCCATTTGCTTTATGCGAAGGGGGGCAGGTTAAACTGGCAACCAAAGTATACGGTGCTACAACCGTTGGGCCTCACAGCAGGATAGGCGGAGAAGTCAGTAACTCGGTACTTTTTGGTTATTCTAACAAAGGGCATGACGGATTTTTAGGGAACTCGGTTCTTGGCGAATGGTGTAACCTTGGTGCAGATACTAATAACTCTAATCTTAAGAACAACTACGAAGAGGTTAAGCTTTGGAGCTACGAAAAAGAAGGTTTCGTGAAAACCGGACTTCAGTTTTGCGGACTTATGATGGGCGACCACAGTAAATCGGGTATTAACACTATGTTTAATACGGGAACAGTAGTAGGGGTAAGTGCTAATATATTTGGTAGTGGCTTTCCGCGTAATTTTGTGCCTAGTTTTTCATGGGGTGGGGCTTCCGGCTTTACAACCTATGTAACCAAAAAAGCTTTTGAAACCGCTAAGATTGTTATGTCGCGCAGAAATGTTGAGTTTACCGAAGAGGATGCTGCTATCATGGAGTATATTTTCGAAGACAGCAAAAAATGGAGGAAAGACGATTAA
- a CDS encoding 50S ribosomal protein L31, which translates to MKKGIHPENYRLVAFKDMSNDEVFITKSTADTKETITHEGVEYPVVKMEISRTSHPFYTGKSKLIDTAGRIDKFKTKYAKFSKPETTTEE; encoded by the coding sequence ATGAAAAAAGGTATTCACCCGGAAAATTACAGATTAGTTGCATTTAAAGACATGTCTAACGACGAAGTTTTTATCACTAAATCTACTGCTGACACAAAAGAAACAATCACTCACGAAGGTGTTGAATACCCTGTAGTGAAAATGGAGATCTCTAGAACTTCTCACCCTTTTTACACTGGTAAATCTAAACTTATCGATACTGCAGGACGTATCGACAAGTTCAAAACTAAATATGCTAAATTTAGCAAACCAGAGACTACAACTGAAGAGTAG